A window from Leifsonia shinshuensis encodes these proteins:
- a CDS encoding aldo/keto reductase family protein, which yields MQFRYLGNSGFKISEITYGNWLTHGSQVENDTATACVRAALDAGITTFDTADVYANTVAESVLGEALKGERRQSLEIFTKVFGPTGPKGHNDVGLSRKHILESIDGSLQRLQTDYVDLYQAHRFDVETPLEETMQAFADVVRQGKALYIGVSEWTADQLRAGHALAKELGIQLISNQPEYSALWRVIEAEVVPTSKELGISQVVWSPVAQGVLSGKYRPGAPLPEGSRATDEKGGAGAVKRWLSDDVLTRVQELTPIAQELDLTPAQLAVAWVLQNDNVATAIIGASRPEQVTENVKASGVTIPAELLGRIDEVLGGAVERDPSHTATRSPKTREA from the coding sequence GTGCAGTTCAGATACCTGGGCAACTCCGGCTTCAAGATCTCCGAGATCACCTACGGCAACTGGTTGACCCACGGCTCGCAGGTCGAGAACGACACGGCGACGGCGTGTGTTCGCGCGGCCCTGGATGCGGGCATCACGACGTTCGACACGGCCGACGTCTACGCCAACACCGTGGCCGAGAGCGTCCTCGGCGAGGCGTTGAAGGGCGAGCGCCGTCAGTCGCTGGAGATCTTCACCAAGGTGTTCGGCCCCACCGGCCCGAAGGGCCACAACGACGTCGGGCTGTCGCGGAAGCACATCCTCGAGTCGATCGACGGCTCCCTCCAGCGGCTGCAGACCGACTACGTCGACCTCTACCAGGCCCACCGGTTCGACGTGGAGACGCCGCTCGAGGAGACGATGCAGGCGTTCGCGGACGTCGTCCGTCAGGGCAAGGCGCTCTACATCGGCGTGAGCGAGTGGACGGCCGACCAGCTGCGCGCCGGGCACGCGCTCGCGAAGGAGCTCGGCATCCAGCTGATCTCGAACCAGCCCGAGTACTCGGCGCTGTGGCGCGTCATCGAGGCGGAGGTCGTGCCGACCTCGAAGGAGCTCGGCATCTCGCAGGTCGTCTGGTCGCCGGTCGCGCAGGGCGTGCTCAGCGGCAAGTACCGCCCGGGCGCCCCGCTCCCCGAGGGCAGCCGCGCCACCGACGAGAAGGGCGGGGCGGGCGCCGTCAAGCGCTGGCTGAGCGACGACGTGCTCACCCGCGTGCAGGAGCTGACCCCGATCGCACAGGAGCTCGACCTCACGCCCGCACAGCTCGCGGTGGCGTGGGTGCTCCAGAACGACAACGTCGCCACCGCGATCATCGGCGCCTCGCGCCCGGAGCAGGTGACCGAGAACGTGAAGGCCTCGGGCGTGACCATCCCGGCCGAGCTGCTCGGGCGGATCGACGAGGTGCTCGGCGGCGCCGTCGAGCGCGACCCGTCCCACACGGCCACGCGGTCGCCGAAGACGCGGGAGGCGTGA
- a CDS encoding arginase family protein, which produces MSRQRRWGLVGVPSSAGGHTPGMDVAPAAIRAAGLVGMLEARGQDVRDLGDVRGFRRRPDPEHLDRQNIHEVRRVALETAAAVADAISGGRTPLVVGGDCTVTMGAVAGFRRAGEPTALVYVDGGPDLYTPGRIDYGNVDAMGLAHLLALPGSDPALTSLEGPPPLLRPDEVVLYGDALPEDRDDLERAIAEQLGLVRVPASRIHLDPRAAAQAALAAAQEAGERFLVHFDVDVLGHQHLPLANMPNPDAPPWGLTVDEAVTGLQVLTGSQRFAGIVLTEVNPNNAPDEQTMAQYVELVVRGLTGDVDGVSASGQPAPAPAAG; this is translated from the coding sequence GTGAGCAGGCAGCGCAGGTGGGGCCTCGTCGGGGTGCCGTCGAGCGCCGGGGGCCACACGCCCGGCATGGACGTCGCCCCGGCGGCGATCCGGGCGGCCGGGCTGGTCGGGATGCTCGAGGCGCGCGGGCAGGACGTCCGCGACCTCGGCGACGTGCGGGGCTTCCGGCGCCGGCCCGATCCCGAGCACCTGGACCGGCAGAACATCCATGAGGTGCGGCGCGTCGCACTGGAGACCGCCGCAGCCGTCGCGGACGCGATCTCGGGGGGCCGGACCCCGCTGGTCGTCGGCGGCGACTGCACCGTGACGATGGGCGCGGTCGCCGGCTTCCGCCGTGCGGGCGAGCCGACGGCCCTCGTGTACGTGGACGGCGGCCCCGACCTCTACACACCGGGCCGCATCGACTACGGCAACGTGGATGCGATGGGCCTCGCCCACCTGCTGGCGCTGCCCGGCAGCGACCCGGCCCTGACGAGCCTGGAGGGACCGCCGCCACTGCTGCGTCCGGACGAGGTGGTGCTCTACGGCGATGCGCTCCCGGAGGACCGCGACGACCTCGAACGCGCGATCGCCGAGCAGCTGGGCCTCGTCCGCGTTCCCGCGTCGCGCATCCATCTCGACCCGCGTGCGGCGGCCCAGGCCGCACTGGCCGCGGCGCAGGAAGCCGGGGAACGCTTCCTCGTGCACTTCGACGTCGACGTCCTCGGCCACCAGCACCTCCCCCTGGCGAACATGCCGAACCCCGACGCGCCGCCCTGGGGGCTGACGGTCGATGAGGCCGTCACCGGACTTCAGGTGCTCACGGGCAGTCAGCGGTTCGCCGGGATCGTGCTGACCGAGGTGAATCCGAACAACGCACCGGACGAGCAGACGATGGCACAGTACGTCGAGCTCGTCGTGCGCGGCCTGACCGGGGACGTCGACGGGGTCAGCGCGAGCGGGCAGCCAGCGCCCGCGCCCGCAGCAGGGTGA
- a CDS encoding LysE family translocator gives MSPLTILAFAGLCLVLALTPGPDTFLVLRYSMGRARDGFAAAVGCSLGSLVWAALVAVGLATLLEQSAEVFRIVKIVGGLYLIYLGVMAFIATRRSARAAAASGDEGPDPRSGEPATAGVRGWSARSLLAGALSTLLNPKVGLFFLAVVPQFVPAHAGIGETMLLGAVDALVSAAYLGAVVLLASRMVAWLKRPRVTRTLERVSAGILAALGIGTVVAGAEG, from the coding sequence ATGTCGCCGTTAACGATCCTCGCCTTCGCCGGACTCTGTCTGGTGCTCGCGCTCACGCCTGGACCGGACACGTTCCTCGTCCTCCGCTACAGCATGGGCCGTGCGCGAGACGGCTTCGCGGCGGCGGTCGGATGCTCGCTGGGCTCGCTGGTCTGGGCGGCGCTCGTGGCCGTCGGCCTGGCGACCCTGCTGGAGCAGTCCGCCGAGGTGTTCCGCATCGTGAAGATCGTCGGCGGGCTGTACCTCATTTATCTCGGGGTGATGGCCTTCATCGCGACCCGCCGCAGCGCCCGGGCGGCGGCAGCGTCCGGAGACGAGGGACCGGACCCGCGCAGTGGAGAGCCGGCCACGGCGGGCGTTCGCGGCTGGTCGGCCCGGAGCCTCCTGGCCGGGGCGCTCTCCACCCTCCTGAACCCGAAGGTGGGCCTGTTCTTCCTGGCGGTCGTGCCGCAGTTCGTCCCGGCGCACGCCGGGATCGGCGAGACCATGCTGCTCGGCGCCGTCGACGCGCTCGTCTCGGCGGCCTACCTGGGGGCGGTCGTGCTGCTGGCCTCCCGGATGGTCGCCTGGCTGAAGCGCCCGCGGGTCACCCGGACGCTCGAGCGCGTCTCGGCCGGCATCCTCGCCGCGCTCGGGATCGGCACCGTTGTCGCCGGCGCCGAAGGCTGA
- a CDS encoding MFS transporter — MTRTAASFSRGLALLVAATFFMENLDGTIIQTAAPTMAREFGVAPAELSIAMVAYLLAVAAGIPATGWLSTRIGVRPVLLTAIVVFTVASVLCAFAPTLTLLTLARVLQGIGGALMVPVGRLAVLSETEPRDLLDAIAYLTWPALIAPVIAPALGGILTDTVGWRWIFLINVPLGIAAVIAGLRLIPHSEPQRGAPFDLRGYLAIAFALVLLTAGAEALSADDPLLEVVGAVAIVASAGMVWANIATSRERAHALFDWSVLRRSTFRAGNLGGGVYRMIITGAPFLFTLLFQLAYGWSATVAGLLVIAVFVGNLGIKPFTTPLIRRFGFRRILIWSNALGMLVLLAFVAIGPEAPVALLVLLLIVSGVFRSIGFSAYNTLQFADIEPDETTNANTLASALQQVAVALGLAVVAVFVRASTAVSEGLTGSALPGYHWAFALAAALLLLPLVGALRLPHDAGTRAIAAR; from the coding sequence ATGACCCGGACAGCCGCCTCCTTCTCGCGTGGACTCGCGCTGCTGGTCGCCGCGACGTTCTTCATGGAGAACCTGGACGGGACGATCATCCAGACCGCCGCGCCGACGATGGCGCGCGAGTTCGGGGTCGCCCCCGCCGAGCTCAGCATCGCGATGGTGGCCTACCTGCTCGCGGTCGCCGCCGGCATCCCGGCGACCGGCTGGCTGTCGACGCGGATCGGCGTGCGGCCGGTGCTGCTGACCGCGATCGTCGTGTTCACCGTCGCATCCGTGCTGTGCGCGTTCGCGCCGACACTCACGCTCCTCACCCTCGCCCGCGTGCTGCAGGGCATCGGCGGCGCGCTCATGGTGCCGGTCGGGCGGCTGGCGGTGCTCAGCGAGACGGAACCGCGCGACCTCCTCGACGCGATCGCCTACCTCACCTGGCCCGCGCTCATCGCACCGGTGATCGCGCCGGCGCTGGGCGGCATCCTGACCGACACCGTCGGCTGGCGCTGGATCTTCCTCATCAACGTGCCGCTCGGGATCGCCGCGGTGATCGCCGGGCTGCGGCTCATCCCGCACTCGGAGCCGCAGCGCGGTGCGCCGTTCGACCTCCGCGGCTACCTGGCGATCGCGTTCGCGCTCGTCCTGCTGACCGCAGGGGCGGAAGCGCTGAGCGCCGACGACCCGCTGCTGGAAGTGGTCGGCGCGGTCGCGATCGTCGCCTCGGCAGGAATGGTCTGGGCGAACATCGCGACCTCGCGCGAGCGGGCGCACGCACTGTTCGACTGGAGCGTGCTGCGCCGCTCCACCTTCCGTGCGGGCAACCTCGGCGGCGGGGTGTACCGGATGATCATCACCGGGGCGCCGTTCCTCTTCACTCTGCTGTTCCAGCTGGCCTACGGGTGGAGCGCGACGGTCGCCGGCCTCCTGGTCATCGCGGTGTTCGTCGGCAATCTCGGGATCAAGCCGTTCACCACACCGCTCATCCGCAGGTTCGGCTTCCGGCGCATCCTGATCTGGTCGAACGCGCTCGGGATGCTGGTGCTGCTCGCCTTCGTGGCGATCGGTCCCGAGGCGCCGGTCGCCCTCCTCGTGCTGCTGCTCATCGTCAGCGGAGTGTTCCGCTCGATCGGCTTCAGCGCCTACAACACCCTCCAGTTCGCCGACATCGAGCCGGACGAGACGACCAACGCGAACACGCTCGCCTCCGCTTTGCAGCAGGTCGCCGTCGCGCTGGGCCTGGCCGTCGTCGCGGTGTTCGTCCGCGCCTCGACCGCGGTCTCCGAAGGCCTCACGGGGTCCGCGCTCCCGGGGTACCACTGGGCGTTCGCCCTCGCTGCGGCTCTGCTGCTGCTCCCGCTGGTGGGCGCGCTGCGGCTGCCGCACGACGCGGGCACCCGGGCGATCGCCGCGCGCTGA
- a CDS encoding MFS transporter: MTTDTSPVRAASPASRPLTRTRWGGLIVMFLTSFVLVTAEFLPSGVLTAMAAELGVTPGQAGQTVTVTAFVGFLAAPTIGILIPRMDRRTLLMLVAALAAVSNLAVALAPSLWVLLIARLLIGVAISGFWSMSLTVAAQLATPDRLGRALTTVSAGMTLAVVAGVPVGVYLTALVDWRGVFLGAAVLTAVVAVALRIALPPVPAAEASSLRILGDTLRRPGVRQGLAGHILIVLGHFMAYTFIRLALDQVPGLDTEFAAALLVLFGIGGVIGNLVVGALADRHLALLRYLQPSLIAGAILLAILGQGSVILVAVAVAVWGFGFGAWPAVINTWAGRYIPDRLEAAGGLVVAGFQLAITLGAGIGGVLVDSMDVRFTYLVAVAVVAVGVVLFGSAGRRGSAAIPAE; this comes from the coding sequence GTGACGACAGACACCTCGCCCGTCCGGGCCGCCTCCCCCGCATCCCGACCGCTCACGCGCACGCGCTGGGGCGGCCTCATCGTCATGTTCCTCACCAGCTTCGTTCTGGTGACGGCGGAGTTCCTGCCCTCGGGCGTGCTGACCGCGATGGCCGCCGAACTCGGCGTGACGCCGGGGCAGGCCGGGCAGACGGTGACCGTGACCGCGTTCGTCGGGTTCCTGGCCGCACCGACCATCGGCATCCTGATCCCGCGGATGGACCGGCGGACGCTGCTGATGCTCGTCGCCGCCCTCGCCGCCGTGTCCAACCTCGCGGTGGCCCTCGCGCCGTCGCTGTGGGTGCTGCTGATCGCGCGCCTGCTCATCGGGGTGGCGATCAGCGGCTTCTGGTCGATGTCGCTGACCGTCGCCGCGCAGCTGGCCACGCCCGACCGGCTTGGCCGCGCGCTGACGACGGTGAGCGCAGGCATGACGCTCGCCGTCGTGGCGGGCGTGCCGGTCGGCGTCTACCTCACCGCTCTCGTGGACTGGCGGGGCGTCTTCCTGGGCGCGGCGGTGCTCACCGCGGTCGTGGCGGTCGCCCTCCGGATCGCTCTGCCGCCCGTCCCGGCGGCGGAGGCGTCGAGCCTGCGGATCCTCGGCGACACCCTGCGGAGGCCCGGCGTGCGGCAGGGACTGGCCGGCCACATCCTGATCGTGCTCGGGCACTTCATGGCGTACACGTTCATCCGTCTCGCGCTGGACCAGGTGCCGGGGCTGGACACCGAGTTCGCCGCCGCGCTGCTGGTGCTGTTCGGGATCGGCGGGGTGATCGGCAACCTCGTGGTCGGCGCCCTCGCCGACCGGCACCTCGCACTCCTGCGCTACCTGCAGCCGTCGCTCATCGCCGGCGCGATCCTGCTCGCGATCCTCGGTCAGGGGTCGGTCATCCTCGTCGCGGTCGCCGTCGCCGTGTGGGGATTCGGTTTCGGCGCGTGGCCCGCGGTCATCAACACCTGGGCCGGCCGCTACATCCCGGATCGGCTGGAGGCGGCGGGCGGCCTGGTCGTCGCCGGATTCCAGCTGGCGATCACGCTCGGCGCGGGCATCGGCGGGGTGCTGGTGGACAGCATGGACGTGCGGTTCACGTACCTGGTGGCTGTGGCCGTCGTCGCGGTCGGCGTGGTGCTGTTCGGCAGCGCCGGACGCCGCGGCTCGGCCGCGATCCCCGCGGAGTGA
- a CDS encoding PhzF family phenazine biosynthesis isomerase, whose translation MEILSYRAFTTPADRRSGNPAGVVIDADALERDEMLAIATELGFSETAFLMDVTPGLARVRYFTPRDEIAFCGHATIASGVALARRGAGETVTFATRAGAVPVAVDPRTATLTAVETDVHPLDEVALGALLEALRLRPADLDPALPPAFVRGGNPHPLLFVVDGVLPALDHDDEAVLAVQNRFGWDGTVPVVRRCSAERFVSRNPFPRGGIREDPATGSAAAGLGSYLRAGGHVATPATIHVEQGAETGHPSLIEVHIPVDGRIRVTGTAEEL comes from the coding sequence ATGGAGATCCTGTCGTATCGCGCCTTCACGACCCCAGCCGACCGCCGCTCGGGCAATCCGGCCGGCGTGGTGATCGACGCGGACGCACTCGAACGCGACGAGATGCTGGCGATCGCGACGGAACTGGGATTCAGCGAGACGGCCTTCCTGATGGACGTCACACCTGGCTTGGCCCGCGTCCGGTACTTCACCCCCCGGGACGAGATCGCCTTCTGCGGACACGCGACCATCGCCTCCGGGGTCGCTCTCGCCCGGCGGGGAGCCGGCGAGACCGTCACGTTCGCCACCCGCGCCGGCGCGGTGCCCGTCGCGGTCGATCCGCGCACCGCGACGCTCACAGCGGTCGAGACCGACGTCCATCCACTCGACGAGGTGGCGCTCGGCGCGCTCCTGGAAGCGCTGCGGCTCCGTCCCGCAGACCTCGACCCCGCACTTCCGCCGGCGTTCGTCCGGGGCGGCAACCCGCATCCGCTGCTGTTCGTCGTCGACGGCGTGCTGCCCGCGCTCGATCACGACGACGAGGCCGTGCTCGCAGTCCAGAACCGCTTCGGTTGGGACGGCACGGTGCCGGTGGTCCGACGGTGTTCGGCAGAGCGGTTCGTCTCCCGCAACCCGTTCCCGCGCGGCGGCATCCGCGAGGACCCGGCGACCGGATCCGCGGCCGCTGGACTGGGGTCCTACCTCCGAGCGGGAGGCCACGTCGCGACGCCGGCGACCATCCACGTGGAGCAGGGCGCGGAGACCGGGCACCCGTCGCTGATCGAGGTCCACATCCCGGTGGACGGGCGCATCCGGGTCACCGGCACAGCGGAGGAGCTGTAG
- a CDS encoding AraC family transcriptional regulator, giving the protein MTTAAMHAPATLDELLATLEWQVEESRREDLRPGTRVALSGPTLLYVVDGSVRVRSAGPQPMSFAYQAGDVVFTPGRQSAEMRAETDGTVVVSELRPTAGFHALDRLPDLLGVHRLADLDPGIALLASRMGCGTGERRAGDRVICGRMATTIVAVAIRAWAEGDCVPDNWPAVVQDPFLNRVLDAMHANPGHPWTLRDLAAVGAMSRTTFAERFREQVGQSPASYLAQVRMDAAMTYLSQDGLTVSETARLLGYESDAGFSRAFRRHTGAVPSVWRQRAS; this is encoded by the coding sequence GTGACGACCGCCGCGATGCACGCCCCCGCCACACTCGACGAGCTCCTTGCCACGCTCGAGTGGCAGGTGGAGGAGTCGCGCCGCGAGGACCTCCGGCCCGGCACCCGCGTCGCCCTCTCCGGGCCGACGCTGCTGTACGTCGTGGATGGATCGGTGCGGGTGCGCTCGGCAGGGCCGCAGCCGATGTCGTTCGCCTACCAGGCGGGCGACGTCGTGTTCACGCCCGGGCGGCAGAGCGCCGAGATGAGGGCGGAGACCGACGGCACGGTCGTCGTCTCCGAGCTCCGCCCCACGGCCGGTTTCCACGCCCTCGATCGGCTCCCGGACCTCCTCGGGGTCCACCGCCTGGCCGATCTCGACCCCGGCATCGCGCTGCTGGCCTCCCGGATGGGATGCGGCACCGGTGAACGCCGAGCCGGCGACCGCGTGATCTGCGGCCGGATGGCGACCACCATCGTCGCCGTCGCGATCCGCGCCTGGGCCGAGGGAGACTGCGTCCCGGACAACTGGCCGGCCGTCGTCCAGGACCCGTTCCTCAACCGGGTGCTCGACGCGATGCACGCGAACCCCGGACACCCGTGGACGCTCCGCGACCTCGCCGCCGTCGGCGCGATGTCGCGCACGACGTTCGCGGAGCGCTTCCGCGAGCAGGTGGGCCAGTCGCCCGCGAGCTACCTGGCGCAGGTGCGGATGGACGCCGCCATGACCTACCTCTCGCAGGACGGCCTCACTGTGAGCGAGACCGCCCGTCTGCTCGGCTACGAGTCGGACGCCGGCTTCAGCCGCGCGTTCCGCCGCCACACCGGTGCGGTCCCGTCCGTGTGGCGGCAGCGCGCGAGCTGA